One genomic window of Xanthobacter dioxanivorans includes the following:
- a CDS encoding ATP-grasp domain-containing protein, with translation MRVFVCEFVTGGGLRAEALPDSLTREASLMRDAMVRDLAALPRVTEVLLACDDRLPVPGAVPVAAGDDAFAIWRQLAQGADVVWPVAPETSGILARLVRMLAQTGAQVLASTPQAIEAAASKLETARRLAAAGLPHIPTFRLGAAPELAGARVTKPDDGAGCEATRVWPAGAPASPGPAENLVIQPYVAGDAASLTVLADAAGVRLLSVNRQHIRQEGGGSASPASPWAASPMRTGSSPGWRAMWPRPFLALPASSASTSSSPRTGRWWWR, from the coding sequence ATGCGCGTCTTCGTCTGCGAGTTCGTGACCGGCGGCGGCCTGCGCGCCGAGGCGCTGCCCGACAGCCTCACCCGCGAGGCGAGCCTGATGCGCGACGCCATGGTGCGCGATCTGGCGGCGCTGCCCCGGGTCACCGAGGTGCTGCTCGCCTGCGACGACCGCCTGCCGGTGCCGGGCGCGGTGCCGGTGGCGGCCGGCGACGACGCCTTCGCCATCTGGCGCCAGCTGGCGCAGGGCGCGGACGTGGTCTGGCCGGTGGCGCCGGAGACCTCCGGCATCCTCGCCCGCCTCGTGCGCATGCTGGCGCAGACCGGGGCGCAGGTGCTCGCATCGACGCCGCAGGCCATCGAGGCCGCCGCCAGCAAGCTGGAGACCGCCCGGCGCCTCGCCGCCGCCGGCCTGCCTCACATCCCGACCTTCCGGCTCGGCGCGGCCCCGGAGCTTGCCGGCGCGCGCGTCACCAAGCCCGACGACGGCGCCGGCTGCGAGGCCACCCGTGTCTGGCCCGCCGGTGCGCCCGCGTCGCCGGGGCCGGCGGAAAACCTGGTGATCCAGCCTTACGTGGCGGGCGATGCAGCGAGCCTCACCGTGCTGGCGGACGCCGCCGGGGTGCGGCTTCTGTCCGTGAACCGCCAGCACATCCGCCAGGAGGGGGGCGGATCCGCCTCGCCGGCCTCACCGTGGGCGGCCTCGCCGATGCGGACGGGCAGCTCGCCCGGCTGGCGCGCCATGTGGCCGAGGCCTTTCCTGGCCTTGCCGGCATCTTCGGCATCGACATCCTCCTCACCCCGGACGGGCCGGTGGTGGTGGAGGTGA
- a CDS encoding c-type cytochrome has product MRVLFVSALLLVAATGAALADPDVAKGETSFKKCMACHAVGPDAKVKVGPPLNGIVGAKWAHFEGYAYSADIKDGAAAGKVWDEANLDNYLTNPKVLAPKGKMAFAGIKNEDERKDLIAFLAQFNADGTKK; this is encoded by the coding sequence ATGCGCGTGCTGTTCGTCTCCGCCCTGCTTCTCGTCGCCGCCACGGGTGCCGCCCTTGCGGATCCGGATGTGGCGAAGGGGGAGACCTCGTTCAAGAAATGCATGGCGTGCCATGCTGTTGGCCCGGATGCCAAGGTGAAGGTGGGACCGCCCCTGAACGGCATCGTCGGTGCCAAATGGGCGCATTTCGAGGGCTATGCCTATTCCGCCGACATCAAGGACGGCGCCGCCGCCGGCAAGGTGTGGGACGAGGCCAACCTCGACAACTACCTGACCAACCCCAAGGTATTGGCGCCGAAGGGCAAGATGGCATTCGCCGGCATCAAGAACGAGGACGAGCGCAAGGACCTCATCGCCTTCCTCGCCCAGTTCAATGCCGACGGGACCAAGAAGTAG
- a CDS encoding hydantoinase/oxoprolinase family protein: MTGELTDLWPDRASGVAGLAAALADRLDADMRIYAGHVGFVPAAAAPAYADAIASANWHATGSALARICGDGVVIDIGSTTTDVVAFAGKILCFRGYRDRERLEAGELVYSGAVRTPVMALAPALPFRGRLVPLMAEHFATTADIHRLTGELPEGADLHPTADGGPKTREASARRLLRMVGEDLGPASPAQAEGLAAFAAEVQLHRLHGALAQVLSAGGVPADAPVVGAGVGRFLAERLARRIGRPYLDAGTLLAGLPELATAASDCAPAVAVARLAFA; encoded by the coding sequence ATGACCGGCGAGCTGACCGACCTGTGGCCGGACCGCGCCAGCGGCGTCGCGGGCCTCGCCGCGGCCCTTGCCGACAGGCTCGACGCCGACATGCGCATCTATGCCGGACATGTCGGCTTCGTGCCGGCCGCCGCGGCGCCGGCTTATGCCGACGCAATCGCTTCTGCCAACTGGCACGCCACCGGCTCCGCCCTGGCCCGGATCTGCGGCGACGGTGTTGTCATCGACATCGGGTCGACAACCACCGATGTCGTGGCATTTGCCGGCAAAATACTTTGTTTCCGCGGCTACAGGGATCGCGAGCGGCTGGAAGCCGGAGAGCTGGTCTATAGCGGGGCGGTGCGCACCCCGGTGATGGCTCTCGCCCCTGCCTTGCCGTTCAGGGGGCGGCTGGTGCCGCTCATGGCGGAGCATTTCGCCACCACCGCCGACATCCACCGGCTCACCGGCGAGCTGCCCGAGGGGGCCGATCTCCACCCCACGGCGGACGGCGGGCCCAAGACGCGGGAAGCCAGTGCCCGCAGGCTTTTGCGCATGGTCGGGGAGGATCTCGGGCCGGCCTCCCCGGCGCAGGCCGAGGGGCTGGCGGCCTTCGCGGCGGAGGTGCAGCTGCACCGGCTGCACGGGGCGCTGGCGCAGGTGCTCTCGGCCGGCGGCGTTCCCGCCGATGCGCCGGTGGTGGGCGCCGGCGTCGGCCGCTTCCTGGCCGAGCGCCTCGCCCGGCGAATCGGCCGGCCTTATCTAGACGCCGGAACGCTTCTCGCCGGCTTGCCGGAGCTTGCGACCGCCGCATCCGACTGCGCTCCCGCGGTGGCGGTGGCGCGGCTGGCTTTTGCTTAG
- a CDS encoding formylmethanofuran dehydrogenase subunit C, translated as MAPVAGGASHEWASLRGGTEPPHRRSAGRCRMSSHRLIPRAPLAARVDLTGITPAALAGLAAGEVARLGVPFGAGTVPLGDLFHVEPEAGDFLLLGGDPRLDFVGAGLASGEIVVDGPVGVHAGSGMSGGRLVVRGDAGDDLAAGLEGGRIEVTGSAGANVGGARPGDRQGMTGGAVRVAGAVGRRLGARLRGGLILVGGDAGPQAADGLIAGTLAVAGALGAGAGRGMKRGTLLLASPPASLAPGFVDAGPQDFIMLALLARRVPELAALFGGRLSQRANRLVGNRLAGGEGEVLVLQ; from the coding sequence ATGGCGCCGGTCGCCGGGGGAGCATCGCATGAGTGGGCCTCGCTTCGCGGCGGCACCGAGCCGCCCCATCGCAGATCCGCGGGGAGATGTCGCATGAGCAGCCATCGCCTCATCCCGCGTGCGCCCCTTGCCGCGCGCGTCGACCTGACCGGCATCACGCCGGCCGCCCTCGCCGGTCTCGCGGCCGGAGAGGTGGCGCGCCTGGGCGTGCCCTTCGGTGCCGGCACCGTTCCTCTGGGCGATCTGTTTCACGTGGAACCGGAGGCGGGCGACTTCCTTCTCCTCGGCGGCGATCCTCGGCTCGACTTCGTCGGGGCCGGCCTCGCATCGGGCGAGATCGTGGTGGATGGCCCCGTGGGCGTGCATGCCGGATCGGGCATGAGCGGTGGCCGGCTCGTCGTTCGCGGCGACGCCGGTGATGATCTGGCGGCAGGGCTCGAAGGCGGCCGTATCGAGGTGACCGGATCCGCCGGCGCGAATGTGGGCGGCGCGCGGCCGGGTGACCGGCAGGGCATGACCGGCGGCGCGGTCCGGGTGGCGGGCGCAGTGGGTCGCCGGCTCGGCGCCCGCCTGCGCGGCGGGCTGATCCTGGTGGGCGGCGATGCGGGTCCGCAGGCGGCGGACGGATTGATCGCCGGCACCCTCGCCGTGGCCGGTGCGCTGGGCGCCGGAGCCGGCCGCGGCATGAAGCGCGGCACGCTTCTGCTGGCGTCCCCGCCCGCGTCGCTCGCGCCGGGCTTCGTCGATGCGGGGCCGCAGGATTTCATCATGCTGGCGCTGCTCGCCCGGCGCGTGCCGGAGCTTGCGGCCCTGTTCGGTGGCCGCCTGTCCCAGCGCGCGAACCGCCTCGTCGGCAACCGTCTCGCCGGAGGCGAGGGGGAGGTTCTGGTTCTTCAGTAG
- a CDS encoding ATP-grasp domain-containing protein — translation MARHVAEAFPGLAGIFGIDILLTPDGPVVVEVNPRLTTAYAGLGPALGRNPAGLLAVFAPAAPEAPAARTPVELALA, via the coding sequence CTGGCGCGCCATGTGGCCGAGGCCTTTCCTGGCCTTGCCGGCATCTTCGGCATCGACATCCTCCTCACCCCGGACGGGCCGGTGGTGGTGGAGGTGAACCCGCGCCTCACCACCGCCTATGCGGGGCTCGGGCCGGCGCTGGGGCGAAATCCGGCGGGCCTGCTGGCGGTATTCGCCCCCGCCGCGCCGGAGGCCCCGGCCGCCCGGACCCCGGTGGAGCTCGCTTTGGCATGA
- a CDS encoding RimK family alpha-L-glutamate ligase, with amino-acid sequence MAGLVVFAERVDWHTRSLLAAIRRHGRTARVISLKSCGFAVGETAHGLLLPGFADDLPEACFVRSVPAGTLEQVTARLGVLHALRELGVRVMNDARAIERCVDKSATTFRLARAGLPTPRTLVLEDRATAQMLVDAAPGDSVLKPLFGAQGRGLARLNPRAALPEAEAVGGVYYLQDFVTPPHGALAGAHEDFRVFVVGGRAEAAMARRGTSWITNIHQGATGVAVAAEGQLADFAVRAAAAVGAAYAGVDLMADASGRLTVLEVNSMPAWRGLYDATGRNMADPLAACLVAETVAA; translated from the coding sequence GTGGCCGGCCTCGTGGTCTTCGCCGAGCGGGTGGACTGGCACACCCGCTCGCTCCTCGCCGCCATCCGCCGGCACGGGCGCACGGCGCGGGTGATCTCCCTGAAGTCCTGCGGCTTCGCCGTGGGCGAAACGGCCCACGGCCTGCTGCTGCCGGGCTTTGCCGACGACCTGCCGGAGGCCTGCTTCGTGCGCTCGGTGCCCGCCGGCACGCTGGAGCAGGTCACCGCCCGGCTCGGCGTGCTGCATGCCCTGCGCGAGCTGGGAGTGCGGGTGATGAACGATGCCCGCGCCATCGAGCGCTGCGTGGACAAGAGCGCCACCACCTTCCGCCTCGCCCGCGCCGGCCTGCCCACGCCGCGCACCCTGGTGCTGGAGGACCGCGCCACGGCGCAGATGCTGGTGGACGCCGCCCCCGGCGACAGCGTGCTGAAGCCCCTGTTCGGCGCCCAGGGCCGGGGCCTTGCCCGCCTCAACCCCAGGGCCGCCCTGCCCGAGGCCGAGGCGGTGGGCGGGGTCTATTACCTGCAGGACTTCGTCACCCCGCCGCACGGGGCGCTGGCCGGCGCCCATGAGGATTTCCGCGTGTTCGTGGTGGGCGGGCGGGCGGAGGCGGCCATGGCGCGGCGGGGCACCTCCTGGATCACCAACATCCACCAGGGCGCCACCGGGGTCGCGGTCGCCGCCGAGGGCCAGCTCGCCGACTTCGCGGTCCGGGCGGCGGCGGCGGTGGGCGCGGCCTATGCGGGGGTCGACCTCATGGCCGATGCCTCGGGCCGCCTCACGGTGCTGGAGGTGAACTCCATGCCGGCCTGGCGTGGCCTATACGACGCCACCGGGCGCAACATGGCCGATCCGCTTGCCGCCTGTCTCGTCGCCGAGACCGTGGCGGCGTGA